One window of Akkermansia biwaensis genomic DNA carries:
- a CDS encoding RNA polymerase sigma factor translates to MNVPPLQPKNESQPDENTLSQYAEHTRKSLIARLENWEDQRTWDEFYRTYWRLIYSVALKAGLREDEAWDVVQETILSIAKQSKKNIYNPEQGSFKLWLWNMTRWRINDQFRKRKKDTAMLMNPDAGESQEHPIDKIPDEGKNNFDQVWEREWQNNLLQAALERVKAKVSPKQFQIFDYYVLREWDAAKVRRQLGVTIAQVYLAKHRVGSVLKKELQFLQSQEEEHRK, encoded by the coding sequence ATGAATGTGCCTCCATTGCAACCCAAGAACGAGTCCCAGCCTGACGAGAATACGCTTTCCCAGTATGCGGAGCATACCAGGAAAAGCCTGATTGCCCGTCTGGAAAATTGGGAAGACCAGCGCACCTGGGATGAATTTTACCGCACGTACTGGCGGCTCATTTACTCCGTGGCGCTGAAGGCCGGATTAAGGGAGGACGAAGCCTGGGACGTGGTGCAGGAGACCATTCTTTCCATCGCCAAGCAGAGCAAGAAGAACATCTACAACCCGGAACAGGGCTCTTTCAAGCTCTGGCTCTGGAACATGACCCGCTGGCGCATCAACGACCAATTCCGCAAACGGAAAAAGGACACGGCCATGCTGATGAATCCTGACGCCGGCGAATCCCAGGAACACCCTATCGACAAGATTCCGGACGAAGGCAAGAACAACTTCGACCAGGTATGGGAGCGGGAATGGCAGAACAACCTTCTGCAGGCCGCGCTGGAACGCGTCAAGGCCAAGGTGTCCCCCAAGCAGTTCCAGATTTTCGACTACTACGTGCTGAGGGAATGGGATGCGGCCAAGGTCCGCAGGCAGCTTGGCGTCACCATCGCCCAGGTGTACCTTGCCAAGCACCGCGTGGGCAGTGTTCTGAAAAAGGAGCTGCAATTCCTCCAATCCCAGGAGGAAGAACACCGGAAATAG
- a CDS encoding SpoIIE family protein phosphatase — protein sequence MPPSRNRHSAQKVFTWDKIKMALSAAEEGFYIWNIKTGVIHYTDRCLTMMGASRKEKAPNIFTQPELTIHEEDQAFFSQEVRRYLDGHSHMPMRIEIRMKKLNSKSWSWVRVNGIARRDKQRRPVMLIGVWVNITRRKTAELRAAEDRDLFHTLIEHIPDSIYFKNRESRFVLANSATANKLGVPTPADLTGRTDAYFFDKTMSDISRNEELDIMKTGRPIRARLHHETWLHRDDTWSQISKFPWYGRNGDLKGIVGISSDVTKLVKTEIKARETARILEERNKSLEKEIDLAREIQFALLPYELPSRSRTERGVTRKADFHHIFTPSEGVAGDWFDAFPVGDSGVGAIVCDVMGHGIRAALIASMLRGLMEQLSHLADNPAAFLTSLNHQLSKILQRANTTMFASAVYIYLDLETGVMTASTAGHPHPIVLGPDGIARKMPLPRGIAMGLLDDAAYQNAQFPLLPGSRILMYTDGLTEAANAEGEEMGVERLIDYFNNSTAKTTKDFVHQALTCVAKFTGCTNQADDICMLGISYSEHEEETGH from the coding sequence ATGCCGCCCTCACGCAACAGACATTCCGCCCAGAAGGTGTTCACCTGGGACAAGATCAAGATGGCCCTGTCGGCGGCGGAAGAGGGATTCTACATCTGGAATATCAAGACGGGCGTCATCCACTACACGGACCGCTGCCTGACCATGATGGGGGCCAGCCGCAAGGAAAAGGCCCCCAATATTTTCACCCAGCCGGAACTCACCATCCATGAGGAGGACCAGGCCTTTTTCTCCCAGGAGGTGCGCCGGTACCTAGACGGGCATTCCCACATGCCCATGCGCATCGAAATCCGGATGAAAAAGCTCAACTCCAAAAGCTGGAGCTGGGTCCGGGTCAACGGCATCGCGCGCCGGGACAAGCAGCGCCGCCCCGTCATGCTCATAGGCGTCTGGGTCAACATCACCAGGCGCAAGACGGCGGAACTGCGCGCCGCGGAGGACCGGGACCTGTTCCATACCCTGATTGAACACATTCCGGACAGCATTTATTTCAAGAACCGGGAATCGCGCTTCGTTCTGGCCAACTCGGCCACGGCCAACAAGCTGGGCGTCCCCACTCCGGCGGACCTGACCGGACGGACGGACGCCTATTTCTTTGACAAAACCATGTCCGACATTTCCCGGAACGAGGAACTGGACATCATGAAGACCGGCCGCCCCATCCGCGCCCGGCTCCATCATGAAACATGGCTGCACAGGGACGATACCTGGAGCCAGATCAGCAAATTCCCGTGGTATGGCCGCAACGGGGACCTCAAGGGAATCGTGGGCATTTCCAGCGACGTCACCAAACTGGTCAAGACGGAGATCAAGGCGAGGGAAACGGCCCGCATCCTGGAAGAACGGAACAAGTCCCTGGAAAAGGAAATCGACCTGGCCCGTGAAATCCAGTTCGCCCTGCTCCCCTACGAGCTCCCCTCCCGTTCCCGCACGGAACGCGGAGTGACCCGGAAGGCGGACTTCCACCACATCTTCACCCCTTCCGAAGGGGTGGCGGGCGACTGGTTCGACGCCTTCCCCGTAGGCGACTCCGGCGTAGGGGCCATCGTCTGCGACGTGATGGGGCACGGCATCCGCGCCGCCCTGATCGCCTCCATGCTCCGGGGCCTGATGGAACAGCTTTCCCACCTGGCGGACAATCCCGCCGCATTCCTCACTTCCCTCAACCACCAGCTTTCCAAAATACTGCAAAGGGCCAACACCACCATGTTCGCCTCCGCCGTTTATATTTACCTGGACCTGGAAACGGGCGTCATGACCGCCTCCACGGCGGGCCACCCGCATCCCATCGTGCTGGGGCCGGACGGAATCGCACGCAAGATGCCCCTGCCCCGCGGCATCGCCATGGGCCTGCTGGATGACGCCGCCTACCAGAATGCCCAGTTTCCCCTCCTTCCGGGTTCACGCATCCTGATGTACACGGACGGCCTGACAGAAGCCGCCAACGCGGAAGGCGAAGAGATGGGAGTGGAACGCCTGATTGATTACTTCAACAATTCCACGGCCAAGACTACCAAGGATTTCGTGCATCAGGCCCTTACCTGCGTAGCCAAATTCACGGGCTGCACCAACCAGGCGGACGACATCTGCATGCTGGGCATCAGCTATTCCGAGCATGAGGAAGAAACCGGGCATTAA
- a CDS encoding WD40 repeat domain-containing protein, protein MAGTLLGKTQGPYKRQAVFQGLLSPDGSLLLGRRSVKGWTVHEVTEEGISPSFRPVSEKGKFFTYSPDGGKAAFFDHNGYVAVWDLLLGKELWKKPGGRKGASVDVVRFSKDGSAVFVADRVGECAEIYDLEYRRILEKTGVADRQTISSWGSLFGIVKPFSRICFDPENKVMRKVDLPVSTMRSQLKEASGKLENPLSTKRNADFELNNPPDIFYVTRDGRYAVMAQFSGCSMYNYEPAVLIWDIGKKRASGDVVYWFPFIFYMEISPGEKYLHFHGGNKAPEGVVSFASGTPMKAPGKILAFSADDSMIAWLDGENVRVWKISGNGESGN, encoded by the coding sequence GTGGCGGGAACTCTTCTTGGAAAGACGCAGGGGCCTTATAAAAGGCAAGCGGTTTTCCAGGGTTTGCTGAGTCCGGATGGTTCCCTGCTTTTAGGGAGGAGAAGTGTAAAGGGCTGGACGGTACATGAAGTGACGGAGGAAGGCATCAGTCCGTCATTTCGTCCCGTATCGGAGAAGGGGAAGTTTTTCACGTATTCCCCGGACGGAGGCAAGGCAGCGTTTTTTGATCATAACGGGTATGTAGCCGTCTGGGATTTGTTGCTGGGAAAAGAACTCTGGAAGAAACCGGGAGGAAGAAAAGGCGCTTCCGTGGATGTCGTCCGGTTCAGTAAAGACGGTTCGGCAGTGTTTGTAGCAGACAGGGTGGGAGAATGTGCGGAAATATATGATCTGGAGTATCGTCGGATTCTGGAGAAAACCGGGGTGGCAGACCGGCAGACGATTTCTTCCTGGGGCTCCCTGTTCGGCATCGTCAAACCATTTTCCAGAATATGCTTTGATCCCGAAAACAAGGTAATGCGGAAGGTGGATTTGCCCGTTTCCACCATGCGCAGCCAATTGAAGGAAGCTTCAGGAAAATTGGAAAATCCTCTTAGTACGAAGAGGAATGCGGACTTTGAATTAAATAATCCGCCGGATATTTTTTATGTGACCCGGGACGGGCGTTATGCTGTGATGGCGCAGTTTTCCGGATGCTCCATGTATAATTACGAACCGGCAGTGTTGATCTGGGATATTGGGAAAAAGAGGGCCTCCGGGGATGTCGTGTACTGGTTTCCCTTCATTTTCTACATGGAGATTTCTCCGGGGGAAAAATATTTGCATTTCCATGGTGGAAACAAGGCGCCTGAAGGAGTTGTCTCTTTCGCCTCGGGGACGCCCATGAAAGCTCCGGGAAAAATCCTGGCTTTTTCCGCGGACGATTCCATGATCGCCTGGCTGGACGGCGAGAATGTGAGGGTTTGGAAAATATCCGGAAACGGAGAGTCCGGCAATTAA